The Pseudanabaena sp. PCC 6802 genomic interval ACGACGAATTAGATAGCGTCGATCTTAATGGCAAAAAAGTTGCCTACTTCGGTACTGGCGACCAGGTTGGCTATAGCGACAACTTTATGGATGCGATCGGCATTATCGCGGAGAAGGTGGAAGAGCGCGGCGGTATTACTGTCGGCTACTGGCCGACGGATGGCTATGACTTTAATGAATCTCGCGCCGTGCGCGATGGGAAGTTTGTTGGTTTAGCTGTAGACGAAGATAATCAACCTGAGTTAACTGCTGCCAGGGTTAAGACATGGGTAGCTCAGGTGAAATCAGCTTTTGGTGTATAGCGATCGCTAATCCCTCAACGTCAATAGGTCGAATCCTCTTCGTAAGTCTCTACTGTAG includes:
- the fldA gene encoding flavodoxin FldA → MPTKIGLFFGTTTGKTEYVAEMIQKEFNGTQIDLNDVSKVSASDLTAYDCLIIGCPTWNIGELQSDWEGLYDELDSVDLNGKKVAYFGTGDQVGYSDNFMDAIGIIAEKVEERGGITVGYWPTDGYDFNESRAVRDGKFVGLAVDEDNQPELTAARVKTWVAQVKSAFGV